One window from the genome of Thermococcus siculi encodes:
- a CDS encoding ABC transporter ATP-binding protein: MVDVKLENIVKTFGETVALKGIDLHIKAGELFTLLGPSGCGKSTTLRIIAGLDFPDSGTIYFGDEEVTYLPSSKRGAVLVFQNYALWPHMSVFDNVAYGLKLRKLPKEEIRKKVEWALELVKLKGFEDRYPTQLSGGQQQRVAIARALVVEPKVLLLDEPLSNLDAKLRLEMRSEIRRIQRELGITVIYVTHDQEEAMAISDRIAVMNVGTVEQVGTPKEIYETPRTEFVASFMGKTNVIPAKVVERNGDRVTVEFEGIRLDGLHYTEKSDDVVIVIRPERIKLHPVENAVSFTGTVDLVEYYGFFIEVVGLFGETRIIARTISDRDVAGLRPTQPVTFYVERDDIIVLPKQQL, from the coding sequence ATGGTCGATGTTAAGCTCGAAAACATTGTTAAGACCTTCGGGGAAACCGTCGCCCTCAAGGGGATAGACCTTCACATAAAAGCGGGAGAGCTATTCACCCTGCTCGGCCCCAGTGGATGTGGGAAGTCCACAACGCTGAGAATAATAGCGGGCCTCGACTTCCCCGACAGCGGAACGATATACTTCGGCGACGAGGAAGTTACGTACCTCCCATCCAGCAAGAGGGGAGCCGTGCTGGTGTTCCAGAACTACGCCCTCTGGCCCCACATGAGCGTCTTTGACAACGTCGCCTACGGACTGAAGCTCAGGAAGCTCCCCAAGGAGGAGATAAGGAAGAAGGTCGAGTGGGCGCTGGAACTTGTCAAGCTCAAGGGCTTTGAGGACCGCTACCCGACACAGCTCTCCGGTGGTCAGCAGCAGCGTGTCGCCATAGCGAGGGCGCTCGTCGTCGAGCCGAAGGTTCTCCTCCTCGACGAGCCGCTGAGCAACCTCGACGCCAAGCTCAGGCTGGAGATGCGTTCCGAGATAAGGAGAATCCAGCGCGAGCTGGGAATAACCGTCATCTACGTTACCCACGACCAGGAAGAGGCAATGGCCATAAGCGACAGGATAGCGGTCATGAACGTCGGAACCGTCGAGCAGGTCGGAACGCCCAAGGAGATATACGAGACGCCGAGGACGGAGTTCGTGGCCTCGTTCATGGGCAAGACCAACGTCATTCCGGCTAAGGTCGTCGAGAGGAACGGGGACAGGGTTACCGTTGAGTTCGAGGGCATAAGGCTCGACGGCCTCCACTACACGGAGAAGAGCGACGACGTCGTCATAGTCATCAGGCCCGAGAGGATAAAGCTCCACCCGGTCGAGAACGCCGTCTCGTTCACCGGAACCGTCGACCTCGTCGAGTACTACGGCTTCTTCATCGAGGTCGTCGGCCTCTTTGGGGAGACGAGGATCATAGCAAGGACCATAAGCGACAGGGACGTTGCCGGCCTGAGGCCCACCCAGCCGGTGACCTTCTACGTGGAGAGGGACGACATCATCGTCCTCCCGAAGCAGCAGCTTTAA
- a CDS encoding DUF447 domain-containing protein: MEVLELLNEGQVYEVLLVTRSNVTPVGVVRKGNRLFFKLFGGRSAEEIRGYPRASVQVTNDVELLVKLALNFEAELEFEGEGGHRWIRGLPGVYGMVEFREELLEDELGPAKVLKCSLTPEGEIEGKLPPKPISRADNYLLEMAVNLTRLLVAVRNGRRAEAERLHREVLSNHGMYKKFGGSSELAGRMLKMAGDIFG, from the coding sequence ATGGAGGTGCTGGAACTCCTCAACGAGGGTCAGGTCTACGAGGTTCTGCTCGTTACCAGGTCGAACGTTACCCCCGTTGGAGTCGTGAGGAAAGGAAACCGGCTGTTCTTCAAGCTCTTTGGGGGAAGGAGCGCGGAAGAGATCAGGGGGTATCCAAGGGCGTCGGTTCAGGTTACAAACGACGTCGAACTTCTCGTGAAGCTCGCCCTCAACTTTGAAGCCGAGCTGGAATTCGAAGGGGAAGGGGGCCACAGGTGGATAAGGGGACTGCCCGGGGTCTATGGAATGGTGGAATTCAGGGAGGAGCTTCTCGAGGACGAGCTAGGTCCCGCCAAGGTGTTGAAGTGCTCGCTCACCCCGGAAGGGGAGATCGAGGGCAAACTGCCGCCAAAGCCAATTAGCAGGGCTGACAACTACCTCCTCGAGATGGCGGTGAACCTAACCAGGCTCCTCGTGGCGGTGAGGAACGGGCGGAGGGCGGAGGCGGAGAGGTTACACCGGGAAGTTCTTTCTAACCACGGAATGTACAAAAAGTTCGGGGGAAGCTCGGAATTAGCCGGAAGGATGCTGAAAATGGCGGGGGACATCTTTGGGTAG
- a CDS encoding metallophosphoesterase: protein MKWKGVLALVVALFAIAAIPLNSVSAASNSSAPGEILIQPLPGVPAIGKPGDVVEIVPAEGVSIQSLQIISILNGPYDLQIVENENGVVKAKIPENAAPDVYFLVVKSDKGEITIPNGVWVMKENPKLLKIAHLSDLHVTSGAKIGFVCGDYFQKSLPEILQYCKHPYAMHSYTAEVSAMTYYAMTGLQGQDVVNLIISTGDDVDTSGDQEGYKMFDHGVLLGTAAGTPVISIKGNHDHPPVYYTKYLGPRYFYEVIGDFLIIGLDSRGEERHPEMEQLQWMEDVLKNHPNKTVIVLVHHPFWYSTPDGSWGGTIKGYTAFDDSDWEALTKFISWDWEGKNGEYDDIARYFLQLVEKYNVRLVLAGHIHKDKPVLYVDKDGNEHWFWTVTTTGAPDKTSNPPSEKDKARGYTTPSWYGSQVVYVYSNGSVEFPLAGDVLHEGISSLPVPQKFIVYRQNGEDGTAIKFVNELDQSVSGPIVLQVPEGAKVDPEHTNITYTVLGEREIGGNHYILLNITVPEGISQITAVKEADTKPPEVKIGYLTPSKPKPGQHFKVYITANDNVGIRDMKVQIIQDGKVIAEYPAFSMKPSLVASTYLTDIPGVDASQFTIKVIATDFHGNSAEATYEVSSTSTPTQTTTESQGSTCGPAALVALAILPAILRRRK, encoded by the coding sequence ATGAAGTGGAAAGGGGTTCTGGCCCTTGTGGTAGCCCTTTTTGCAATAGCAGCAATACCTCTGAACAGCGTCTCCGCTGCCTCGAACAGCTCAGCGCCCGGTGAAATCCTGATTCAGCCGCTTCCGGGCGTTCCAGCAATAGGAAAGCCGGGGGATGTTGTTGAGATAGTCCCAGCGGAAGGGGTTTCAATACAGTCCCTCCAGATAATATCGATACTCAACGGCCCGTACGACCTCCAGATAGTCGAAAACGAGAACGGCGTTGTGAAGGCGAAGATACCCGAAAACGCAGCCCCCGACGTTTACTTCTTGGTCGTCAAGAGTGACAAAGGGGAAATCACGATACCCAATGGCGTTTGGGTCATGAAGGAGAACCCGAAGCTCCTCAAGATAGCCCATTTGAGCGACCTTCACGTCACCAGCGGTGCAAAGATAGGCTTCGTCTGCGGCGACTACTTCCAGAAAAGCCTGCCGGAGATACTCCAGTACTGCAAGCACCCCTACGCGATGCACAGCTACACCGCCGAGGTCAGCGCGATGACCTACTACGCCATGACCGGCCTTCAGGGGCAGGACGTGGTCAACCTCATAATCAGCACAGGTGACGACGTTGACACCAGCGGCGACCAGGAAGGCTACAAGATGTTTGACCATGGAGTTCTCCTGGGAACCGCGGCAGGAACACCTGTCATAAGCATAAAGGGAAACCACGACCATCCACCGGTCTACTACACCAAGTACCTGGGTCCGAGATACTTCTACGAGGTCATCGGCGACTTCCTCATCATAGGCCTTGACAGCAGGGGAGAGGAGAGGCACCCCGAGATGGAGCAGCTCCAGTGGATGGAGGACGTGCTCAAGAACCACCCGAACAAGACCGTCATAGTCCTCGTCCACCACCCCTTCTGGTACAGCACCCCTGACGGCTCGTGGGGAGGAACCATAAAGGGTTACACCGCCTTCGACGACAGCGACTGGGAGGCCCTCACCAAGTTCATAAGCTGGGACTGGGAGGGCAAGAACGGTGAGTACGACGACATAGCCAGGTACTTCCTCCAGCTCGTTGAGAAGTACAACGTCAGGCTCGTCCTCGCCGGCCACATCCACAAGGACAAGCCCGTCCTCTACGTGGACAAGGACGGCAACGAGCACTGGTTCTGGACCGTAACGACCACAGGTGCCCCGGACAAGACCAGCAACCCTCCGAGCGAGAAGGACAAGGCCAGGGGCTACACCACCCCCAGCTGGTACGGCTCGCAGGTGGTTTACGTCTACTCCAACGGCAGCGTTGAGTTCCCGCTCGCTGGGGACGTCCTCCACGAGGGTATAAGCTCCCTGCCCGTTCCCCAGAAGTTCATAGTCTACCGCCAGAATGGCGAGGATGGAACCGCGATAAAGTTCGTGAACGAGCTTGATCAGAGTGTCAGCGGACCTATAGTCCTTCAGGTTCCCGAGGGGGCCAAGGTTGACCCGGAGCACACCAACATAACCTACACCGTCCTCGGCGAGAGGGAGATAGGAGGAAACCACTACATTCTCCTCAACATCACGGTTCCGGAGGGTATCAGCCAGATAACGGCAGTCAAGGAGGCCGATACCAAGCCGCCCGAGGTCAAGATAGGGTACCTGACTCCCAGCAAGCCCAAGCCGGGCCAGCACTTTAAGGTCTACATCACCGCGAACGACAACGTTGGCATAAGGGACATGAAAGTGCAGATAATCCAGGACGGAAAGGTAATCGCGGAGTACCCAGCGTTCTCGATGAAGCCGTCGCTGGTTGCCTCCACGTACCTCACGGACATTCCGGGCGTTGATGCCAGCCAGTTCACCATAAAGGTCATAGCCACGGACTTCCACGGCAACAGCGCCGAAGCCACCTACGAGGTGAGCAGTACCAGCACCCCGACCCAGACCACGACCGAGAGCCAGGGGAGCACCTGCGGCCCGGCCGCCCTGGTGGCCCTTGCAATACTTCCCGCAATTCTCAGGAGGAGGAAGTGA